TGATACGAACTCGTCGGAAAAATAGTTTGCGCATGCCCCGGCGATCCCCATAGGTTCTTAGCCGTGGGAACGGCGGCCTTCTCGGAGGCGCCGATTCCGTGTTGTACTTGCATATCCGTCGGACTGGCTCACCCCAGTCCCCCGAGACGCCGAGAGGAGGCGAGTCCAGTGATCAGCATCAACGCCAGCTCCATCAGCACCGTCAAAATGACCGATCGCTCGGTCGTCGCTTCCCTGTGCATGCTCGGCTTCTCGGACCAGGGCACCGGTCTGTCCGGCATTCGTGCCGTCCGTCCGGCGTCCTCCCTGCTGCTCGCTGACCTTCCCGTCCGCGAGGGCAATGAGCGACCGACCAAGGCACTGGAAGCGGCAGTAGAGGCGAAGGCGCAGGCCTATGCCTTTACGGCGACCGGTGCCGGATTCCGGACGAAGACGACGCAGCACCCCCGTATGTGGGCCTTCCGTGGGCCAGAACCCTGGAGTGATCCAGCCTGATCGGCGATCAGGCCGGCGCCTTCAGGGCCGCGGAACCCCATCCGGGATCCGCGGCCCTTCTGTTTGTCCACGAACGTGGATGACGGAGCGAAGGGGCCTCGGGACAAGAAAAGAACCCGGTACCAGCCGCCACCCGGTCCACCCGACCGGAACGACCAGACGAGGAAAACGACCCGTGCAACTCGAAGCGCACGCCCCGTCCGTACCGCCTTCCGAAACGATCCCCCCGCCCGGCCTCACGGAGGACTCCGCCTTGACCCCGCTCACCGCGCTCACCGCGCTCGACGACGCCATCGAGAACCTGGGCGTACCCGTCCCGTGCCGCTCCTACGACCCGGAGGTCTTCTTCGCCGAGTCGCCGGCCGACGTGGAGTACGCCAAGTCGTTGTGCCGCACCTGCCCGCTGATGGAGGCCTGCCTGGCCGGCGCCAAGGAGCGGCGCGAGCCGTGGGGCGTCTGGGGTGGCGAGCTGTTCGTCCAGGGGGTCGTCGTCGCCCGGAAGCGGCCGCGTGGCCGCCCGCGGAAGAACCCGGTCACGGCATGAACACCGCAGGAACGATCGACCGTCCCCTCACGCACGACCCCAAGAAGCAGGCCCCGATGAAGCCGTCCATCACCGAGCCCACCGGCTCCGCAACCCGAGACTTCACCACGACCGGCACGACCGGTTCGCGTCAGAACAGGACCCGAGAGATGCAACTCATCCCAGAAGCCCTGGCTCGTGCGCATATGCACGACCGTCTGCACGAGGCACAGCGGGAGCGCCGGGCCATCAGCCTGGCGGCCGCCCGCCGGATGCAGCGCCGGGCCGAGCGCGCCTCGCTGCGCGCCCGCCGGGCGCTCGCCCTGGCCGTCATGCAGTAACCCACCACGCCTGAAGCGGCGGCCTCCCCGAGCGGGAGGCAACAGCTTTCCCGCGGGGGCCGGTCCGGCCGAACGGACCGGCCCCCGCGGTGCGTTGCAGCCGGTGATCAGCCGATGCCGGCGTTATGGTCACCGGGTGACGAGTCTTTCCGGAGGCAGTGACGACGCCGGTTCCCGCCCGGAGCGCGGGCGCCTCGTGTGCGCCCGCTGCG
Above is a genomic segment from Streptomyces glaucescens containing:
- a CDS encoding WhiB family transcriptional regulator; this encodes MQLEAHAPSVPPSETIPPPGLTEDSALTPLTALTALDDAIENLGVPVPCRSYDPEVFFAESPADVEYAKSLCRTCPLMEACLAGAKERREPWGVWGGELFVQGVVVARKRPRGRPRKNPVTA